AATCATAAGCGCCAACTTCAAAAGCGCATCTGGTTCTTGTTGAATCTTTCTCGAAAAGTAAAACGACATTTTTTCCTAAAAGTGGTTTTGATTCTTTCCCAGATTTTTTTTCGTTTTTTAATTTTAAGGAAAGATTAAGTAAATCTGTGATTTCTTGGTTTGAAAAATCAAGTAATGTTAAAAAACTTCTTCCTTTAAACGGATTGCTCATATGAATTCTCCTCTACATTGTATGCAATTTTATTCTTTTATTCTTTTTTGTCCAAAAAAAATAAAGATATCATCTACTTTAAATTATAACACTAAAGCGCTTACAAATAAACCCCTATTTGCCAGAATCAAGGTTAAATAGATAGGGCATTATCTTTTTAAGATAAGAGAGAATTGTTAATATATTTTCATCTTGCTGGAAAAACATGGCATTTATTTGTATAATGATAAGATGAGGTGATTATTTTGGCAGTTGATAACATTTATATTGAATGGAAAGATGGGTTTATAGGAACGATGTCTTCTCCAACTGGAAAAGTAATATTAGGAGATCAAGATGGTGGAATGCAACCCTATCATTTATTGTTTGGGGCATTAGGCTCATGTTTTTATGCGACGTTTTTATCCATCGCGGATAAAAAGAGATGTTCGTTTGATTCTGCAAACGTAGAAATTAGCGGAGTCAAGAGAACTGGAGAAGTAGCTACTCTTGAAACAGTTTTTGTGAAGTTGGTCGTAAAAAATCCTAGCAATGAAATTCAGTTAATTAAAAGTGCAGAATTAGGAGCTAAATTTTGCTCGATTTATCAAACATTAAGTAAAGTAGCGGAAATGACTTTAAAAGTTTATTTTGAGTAACGAAATTATGTGTTTTCATCTATAAAGTATTTGCATAGAATTGTTCGCGAAATAAATGAAAAAACAATTAAAAAGACCTAAAAGAAATCGATTAATTCCTGCCGATTTCTTTTAGGTCTTTTTTCTATATTATATATAAAGAAAAATTATCGTTATTGAGGCTCTGTAAATAAAAGCTGCTTTGAAGTTCGATCCATCAAGATAGCACCTAGTGGAGCTGTAAATAAAATAGAAAGTACTGCGACGGTCAAAATGAGATTTCCAGAAGACAATCCAAGTGACAAAGGAATCGCACCTATCGCAGCTTGAACAGTCGCTTTAGGGATATAGGAAAAAGAAACATATATTTTTTCTTTCAACGTTAGATTCGTTTTAATACAAGCAATTTGAACGGCAATCATTCTCATACATAAGGATAAGAGGATTAAAAGAAGCGCTAAAACTCCAATGTTCGAAAGCACTCTAATATCAACAATGGCACCAACTAGTACAAAAAGCATAATCTCGGCTCCAATCCAAATCTTAGAAAATTTAACAGTTAGTCTTTTCGCTAACACTGGATATTGCTTTAGAATGGTTCCACCTAAAGCCATAATTCCCAATAAACCAGAAAATGGGACATATTCTTTAATGGAATCTTCTAAAAACATTAACAGAAAAGCAAAACTAAAGATGATAAACACTTTCACAGTATCTCTGATATGAAATTTTTTGAAGATAAAAATTAATAGTAATCCAGATGAAACACCCACAATTAAACCTAGAAGAAGAGATATGGGTAAGGATAATAATGTAGAGAACCCTATCGTTCCTCCTTGTGAAATTTGTAAAAATGAAGTAAATAGAACGATAACATAAATATCATCAATTGACGCGCCTGCAAGAACCATTTGAGGAATTGATTTATTAGTCCCTTGCCTTGACTCAATTAAGTGAATCATTTTTGGAACAACAATTGCTGGAGAAACTGCGGCTACAATGCTTCCCATTAAAAGCGCATCAATCAAATTGATATTAAAAAATATAGGCGCAAGAAAACCAATCGCAAGTATTTCAATCGTTGCAGGAAGAAAACTAAGCAATATAGCGGGACGACCAACTTTTTTTAAATCTTTTAAATCAAGAGATAACCCAGCTCTAAGCAAAATAACAATTAAGGCAATTTCTCTTAAGTCTGCTGAAATAGAAAGCAAGTTGGGGGAGATTAGATTTAATACATAAGGCCCAAGAATAATTCCAGTAAAAATCATGGCAATTAAACTTGGAATATGTAATTTTATAAATAAACTACTTAATAGTAAGCTAACAAGTAGTATTAACGCAAGACTTAGTAGCATAAAAATCTCCTTTTTATTTCGACTCTAGAAAAAAACTTCTTCCTTATAAAGATTATATGTTTATCCATTTGTTTCGTCAAGGTATAGTTATTTTTTGTAAAATTAAAAAATGTTGGAAAAACCTTGTGTATGTGATTGTTTTGATAATACATGAGAAGAAGGCGATAAAACAAAAGTTAATATTGTTTTTGAGATTAATTTAATTTAAAAATCGATAAATTTGTATTTTTCACTTAAAAATTGACTAAAAAAGAGAGATAATTCGCATTTTGCTCTTTACTTTCTAACCTTATAATATATAATAGAATTGAAAGAACACTCAATTGAGTTTGTTTTTCATTATCTTATAATTGCATAACAATAAGAAGCAAGACCATACAAAAAAGGTTTAAACCAATTTAACTAAATAATTTCTTCAAGATTATTTTGACGAAAAACATAGTGATGACGTTGTAAACTGAACTTTTTTTCTTAGTTTTGAAAAGGGTTACACTTCTAAAAATTTTTTTGATATGCAATTGACAAAGCAATTTAATTAATATATAATGGGACAAACACAAAAGTGTTAAAAAAAAATGGAAATTCTATAGGAGGAAATTAAATGAACCAAATCTTTAAAAAAGTAATGTCATATGCTATTTTATTGCTTGCAGTATTTAGCGTAGTGGCGTGTACTGAAGCTACAACAACAACTACAACATCTTCTGGAACTACTACCACGACTACTACCACGGCTCCAGAACCTCAAACTTTAGTTGTCGGTGTTCCTGAAATGAACGGCGAATTTATGTTTGGTTTTGGGAATAGTTCTTATGACAACTACGTAAGAAGCTTAATTTATGGATACGGAACATATGCAAGTACACCAACTGGTGAAATTGTATTAAATGATACCGTAGTTACAGATTTAGCTACTGCTACAGACGTAGATGGAAACAAGACTTATACATTCACATTAGCTGAAGACTTATTATGGTCTGATGGCGAAGCTATCATGGCTGATGACTTTGTATTTGCAATTCTATTTAATTCATCAATCGATTGGATTAATGCAGGAGCTACTTCAGCATCTGGAGAAGGCTTATTAGGATACGATGCTTATCGCGATCCAGTTGATGGCGATGAAGAACCTCTAGATTCATCTATTGGCGTACCTTTTGCTGGTGTTAAATTATTAGGAGATTATGAATTCTCATTAACTATCGATGCAGCAGAATTACCATACTTCTATGAAACATTATATGTAAGTTATGGACCTATGCCTATGCATGTTTTAGCAGCTGATGGAGCAACAATCACTTCAACTGCAGCTGGTGCAACTCTTTCTGTAGGCGCACTTGATACTATGGATGACATTATTGCAATTGGTGGATATCGTTACCATCCAACAGTAACAGCTGGACCTTACACTTTCGTTAATTTCGTAAACCAAGTAGTTACTCTTGAAAAAGATCCAAACTTTAAAGGAAATTATGCTGGCGATAACGTTACAATCGACACAGTAATTATTAAACGCGTTAACCAAACATTAGACGTTGAATTAGTAATTAGTGGAGAAATTGACCTTGTTACTGGAGTTATTGAAGGAAACAAAATTCAAGCTGCTCAAGCTTCTACTACAGCTTCAGCAAACTATTACAACCGTAATGGTTTTGGATACCTTGGAATGGTTTGTGACTGGGGCCCAACTGCAGACGTTAAAGTACGTCAAGCAATCGCTCATTTAACTGACCGTCAATATGTTGTTGACCAAGTTCTTGAAGGATACGGTTCAATCGTGTATAGCGAATATGGTCTAGCTCAATGGATGTATGTTGATAGCGAAACTTGGGTTGAAGATAATATCGATCCATACGTATTCAGCGTTGCACAAGCTAATGCATTATTAGACGATACTGTTTGGGCATTTGAATCAGACGGAACTACAGCTTTCAATCCTGCACTTGCAACTGCTGGAAGCGGATATTTCAGATATAACGCAGCTGGAGAACCTCTTGAAATCAAACATTTCGGTACAGAAAACAACCAAGTTACAACTTCTTTACAAGCTAAATTCGAATTAAATCTTCAATTAGCAGGTATTGATTATTCAATTACTATCGGTACTTTCGATACATTACTTGATCATTACTATTATTCATATGAATTAGCTGACGAAGATAGAGTTTATTCATTATTTAACTTAGCTACTAACTTTGGAACAACTTATGATCCATATTACAGTTGGAGTCAAGATTGGTTAGGTACTTGGTATAACGCAAATCAATTAGATAATGAAGCACTTTCTGATTTAACTTCTGAACTTCGTGCTGTAGCACCTGGAGACAACGCAGCATTCTTAGCAATCTGGAGAGAGTTCCAATTATTATGGAATGAATTAATTCCAAACGTACCATTATATTCAAATCAATATTATGATATTTTTGATGCTAACCTTCAAGGCGTAAATACAACTCCATTCTATGATTGGACAGCTGCAATATTCGATATGTATTTCGAATAAGAAGAAAGCTCAATTAAAAGAAAAATTTAATTATTTACATAGTTTGTAAAATCTAGAAAAGAGGAGAGTAATTAATACCTACTCTCCTTGCTTTTCGGAATAGGAGAAAAAAATGATAAAGTTTTTAGGCAAACGCATCATATCATTGATTCCGGTTATCATTATTATCTCAATCCTGTTGTTTGCTATCATGAAAATGATGCCAGGAGATCCCGTTCGGTACATGTTGCCTCCCGGTTCTACTAGAGACCCAGAAGTATATGAACAACTTTATGCTGAAGCAGTGATAAAATTAGGATTAGATAAACCCCTTGTTACCCAATATTTCTTTTGGGTAAAAAATATGGCTATCGGAGATTTCGGTTACTCTTCTGACTTTCAACAAGAAGTTAAGTTAGTCATTAAAGAACCTCTTGTAAATAGTATTATTATCAATGTTTTTTCAATTGGAATCGCGTTTATTATTTCAATTCCTGTGGGTATTAAATCTGCAGTAAAAAAAGATTCATTAACTGATCGAGGATGGCAAGTATTCTCGCTTTTTGGTATGTCAATGCCAACCTTTTTTATTGGTTTGACTTTAATCTTTATTTTCGCAATAACTCTCGGTTGGTTTCCTTCTGGAGGAATGCCGTATGAGAATCCTGGAACGTTTGAGTATTACTTATCTTACTCAAAATATATTTTCTTGCCTGTAGTTACCCTTACAATTGGCGCTCTAGCAGGAACAATTCGTTATGTAAGAGGATCAATGTTAGATGCTTTAAGCAAAGATTATATTAGAACCGCAAGATCTAAAGGATTACGAGAAAAAGTTGTTATTTATTCTCATGCTTTTAGAAATGCATTAATTCCTGTTGTTACTATTATGTCTTTTTCAATTATTGGTTTATTTGGTGGTTCCGCCATTACAGAAGCAATATTTGTATGGAATGGTATTGGAACGGTATTAATTAGATCGTTGACTGTAAAAGATTATAATGTAGTCTTAGTATTAAATATGTTTTACGCGGTATTGGCACTAGTAGCAAATATTGTTATGGATATTAGTTATGCGCTAGTAGACCCTCGCGTAAAATTAGAGTAGGGATGAATGCATATGAAAACAATTAATAAAATTCTACAATCATTTGTAGACCTTATAAAAAGATTATTTATTCCTGGCAATCACAATCGAAGCATTTTAGAAGAAGAAGCTTTAATGAGCCCAGGAAAAGTTATTGCAAAGAACTTTTTTCGGAATAAACTGGCAATTGTAGGAATTATAGGGTTTGTTTCAATCTTTATTTTTTCTTTTGGATTATCTCTATTTGTTCCTTTAGATTTATATTATTCAAGTGCTTTTCATGCGAACTTACCCCCTAATTATGCTTATTTGAACGCTCCAAGTGCTCTTGAAGATGAAGGAGTTGCTTTAATTGATTCAGGAGTTGCATTTTCAATTGGATTGTCTGATGAAGGCAATGTTTTTGTCTGGGGAAGCAACATTTATGGAGTAAAAGATATTCCAGAAGAAGTAGCAAATGCAAATATTGTTTTTGTTTCAGCTGGAACGAAGCATTTAATGGCAATTGATGATCAAAACAATGCTTATCTTTGGGGCTATAACCATTTTTCTCAATCTTCCATTGATGAGAGATACGTCGATGATTTTTTAACAGATCCAATTGTGTATTTAGAAGGTGGATTTGATAGAACAATTGCAATTACCGAATCTGGTGCAGTATATGTTTGGGGAGTTGGAGCAACTGATATTTTAGGAAATCCAATGAGAAGATCTCCTTATATTTATCTAGATGGAGATAGTCAACCAATCAAAGCAGTAAAAGCCATTGCAAATAGTACTAATTTAATGGTTCTGTTAGAAGATGGAACGATAAGAATTGAAGGAACTTTGGATGATGTAAGAGTATTTGCTCCTGCAGAATTAAAAGATGGTTCAATTGAAATTGTTCAAATTGCTCTTACATTACGAAATGCTTTTGCTGTGGATTCTAATGGTATTTTATATGCATGGGGTAGTGCAAGCGACAGCATGCTTGATACTTATATACCAACAGAAGCTTTAACAAATATCAAAGACCTTCAATCAGGATATCAACACGTTGTAGTACTTACAAACGATGGGAATGTATATTCTTGGGGAGATAATTCTTTAGGTCAAATAGATATTCCAGAAAAGTTATCAAATGTTGATGAAATCTTTGTTAATTCATTCCAAAATTATGCTATTTCAGATGGTGAAATTACCGCTTGGGGTAATCATGGATTCATTCTTGGAACTGATGAACAAGGTAGAAACTTTGTAACACAATTAATTCATGGTGGAAAAGTTACTTTAACCGTAGGTGCCGTAGCAGTTATTATTTCTGTTGTAATTGGAGTAACGGTAGGACTAACCGCTGGATACTTTGGTGGAAAAGTCGACAATTTATTAATGCGTTTTGCTGAAATTGTATCTTCTTTCCCATTCTTACCATTTGCAATTACATTATCTGCACTTCTAATAGAAACTGCAACAACAGAAATTCAGAGAATGATGATGATTATGGTTATTTTAGGTGTCTTATCTTGGCCAGGATTATCTCGTTTGATTCGTGGACAAATTTTATCTGAGCGTGAAAGAGATTATGTTATGGCTGCAAAAGCGCTTGGAATCAAACAAAAACATATTATTTGGAGACATATTTTCCCAGCAGTTACAAGTATTGTAATTGTTAACTTAACACTTGGGTATGCAGGCTCTCTTTTAACAGAAGCAGGACTTTCTTTCTTAGGCTTTGGCGTTCAAAAACCAAATCCATCTTGGGGGAATATTTTAACAGCTGCTCAAAATACAGATGTTATTCGTACATATTGGTGGCGTTGGGTGCTACCTGGTCTTTGCATTATTATTGCCGCATTAAGTATAAATTTAATTGGTGATGCACTACGTGATGCAATGGATCCAAGAAATAATGAGCGATAGGAGGTATGGATAATGAGTTTATTAGAAATTAAAAATTTACATACTTAT
This is a stretch of genomic DNA from Bacillota bacterium. It encodes these proteins:
- a CDS encoding cation:proton antiporter, whose product is MLLSLALILLVSLLLSSLFIKLHIPSLIAMIFTGIILGPYVLNLISPNLLSISADLREIALIVILLRAGLSLDLKDLKKVGRPAILLSFLPATIEILAIGFLAPIFFNINLIDALLMGSIVAAVSPAIVVPKMIHLIESRQGTNKSIPQMVLAGASIDDIYVIVLFTSFLQISQGGTIGFSTLLSLPISLLLGLIVGVSSGLLLIFIFKKFHIRDTVKVFIIFSFAFLLMFLEDSIKEYVPFSGLLGIMALGGTILKQYPVLAKRLTVKFSKIWIGAEIMLFVLVGAIVDIRVLSNIGVLALLLILLSLCMRMIAVQIACIKTNLTLKEKIYVSFSYIPKATVQAAIGAIPLSLGLSSGNLILTVAVLSILFTAPLGAILMDRTSKQLLFTEPQ
- a CDS encoding ABC transporter permease, with translation MIKFLGKRIISLIPVIIIISILLFAIMKMMPGDPVRYMLPPGSTRDPEVYEQLYAEAVIKLGLDKPLVTQYFFWVKNMAIGDFGYSSDFQQEVKLVIKEPLVNSIIINVFSIGIAFIISIPVGIKSAVKKDSLTDRGWQVFSLFGMSMPTFFIGLTLIFIFAITLGWFPSGGMPYENPGTFEYYLSYSKYIFLPVVTLTIGALAGTIRYVRGSMLDALSKDYIRTARSKGLREKVVIYSHAFRNALIPVVTIMSFSIIGLFGGSAITEAIFVWNGIGTVLIRSLTVKDYNVVLVLNMFYAVLALVANIVMDISYALVDPRVKLE
- a CDS encoding ABC transporter substrate-binding protein, coding for MNQIFKKVMSYAILLLAVFSVVACTEATTTTTTSSGTTTTTTTTAPEPQTLVVGVPEMNGEFMFGFGNSSYDNYVRSLIYGYGTYASTPTGEIVLNDTVVTDLATATDVDGNKTYTFTLAEDLLWSDGEAIMADDFVFAILFNSSIDWINAGATSASGEGLLGYDAYRDPVDGDEEPLDSSIGVPFAGVKLLGDYEFSLTIDAAELPYFYETLYVSYGPMPMHVLAADGATITSTAAGATLSVGALDTMDDIIAIGGYRYHPTVTAGPYTFVNFVNQVVTLEKDPNFKGNYAGDNVTIDTVIIKRVNQTLDVELVISGEIDLVTGVIEGNKIQAAQASTTASANYYNRNGFGYLGMVCDWGPTADVKVRQAIAHLTDRQYVVDQVLEGYGSIVYSEYGLAQWMYVDSETWVEDNIDPYVFSVAQANALLDDTVWAFESDGTTAFNPALATAGSGYFRYNAAGEPLEIKHFGTENNQVTTSLQAKFELNLQLAGIDYSITIGTFDTLLDHYYYSYELADEDRVYSLFNLATNFGTTYDPYYSWSQDWLGTWYNANQLDNEALSDLTSELRAVAPGDNAAFLAIWREFQLLWNELIPNVPLYSNQYYDIFDANLQGVNTTPFYDWTAAIFDMYFE
- a CDS encoding OsmC family protein → MAVDNIYIEWKDGFIGTMSSPTGKVILGDQDGGMQPYHLLFGALGSCFYATFLSIADKKRCSFDSANVEISGVKRTGEVATLETVFVKLVVKNPSNEIQLIKSAELGAKFCSIYQTLSKVAEMTLKVYFE
- a CDS encoding ABC transporter permease subunit, producing the protein MKTINKILQSFVDLIKRLFIPGNHNRSILEEEALMSPGKVIAKNFFRNKLAIVGIIGFVSIFIFSFGLSLFVPLDLYYSSAFHANLPPNYAYLNAPSALEDEGVALIDSGVAFSIGLSDEGNVFVWGSNIYGVKDIPEEVANANIVFVSAGTKHLMAIDDQNNAYLWGYNHFSQSSIDERYVDDFLTDPIVYLEGGFDRTIAITESGAVYVWGVGATDILGNPMRRSPYIYLDGDSQPIKAVKAIANSTNLMVLLEDGTIRIEGTLDDVRVFAPAELKDGSIEIVQIALTLRNAFAVDSNGILYAWGSASDSMLDTYIPTEALTNIKDLQSGYQHVVVLTNDGNVYSWGDNSLGQIDIPEKLSNVDEIFVNSFQNYAISDGEITAWGNHGFILGTDEQGRNFVTQLIHGGKVTLTVGAVAVIISVVIGVTVGLTAGYFGGKVDNLLMRFAEIVSSFPFLPFAITLSALLIETATTEIQRMMMIMVILGVLSWPGLSRLIRGQILSERERDYVMAAKALGIKQKHIIWRHIFPAVTSIVIVNLTLGYAGSLLTEAGLSFLGFGVQKPNPSWGNILTAAQNTDVIRTYWWRWVLPGLCIIIAALSINLIGDALRDAMDPRNNER